From Cyanobium sp. ATX 6F1, a single genomic window includes:
- a CDS encoding lipoyl protein ligase domain-containing protein, translating to MAIDDWLLDELVAGRSGPVLRLYRWSRPTLSLGWHQRSLQPHWADLPAEAGIELVRRPSGGRAVLHAGCLTYALLWPDPPASRPLAYRQACAWLREAFAVLGQPLLLGTAAANGQRSSCFATSTAADLVHAGGAKRVGSAQLWRRGRLLQHGSLLLDPPETLWRQVFGQPPPLLPPMPLPDQELETLLLRTAVTHLVEGELISRPLESRELAQIEARRERYRWGEAGT from the coding sequence ATGGCCATCGACGACTGGTTGCTCGATGAGCTGGTGGCGGGCCGCAGTGGGCCCGTGCTGCGGCTCTACCGCTGGTCGCGCCCCACCCTGTCGCTGGGCTGGCACCAGCGCAGCCTGCAGCCCCACTGGGCTGATCTGCCGGCCGAGGCGGGCATCGAGCTTGTGCGGCGCCCCTCGGGCGGACGTGCCGTGCTCCATGCCGGCTGCCTCACCTATGCCCTGCTCTGGCCCGATCCTCCCGCGTCACGCCCGCTTGCCTACCGGCAGGCCTGCGCCTGGCTGCGCGAGGCCTTCGCCGTGCTTGGGCAACCCCTGCTCCTGGGTACGGCGGCCGCCAACGGCCAGCGCAGCAGCTGCTTTGCCACCAGCACGGCCGCCGACCTGGTGCATGCAGGCGGCGCCAAGCGCGTGGGCAGTGCCCAGCTCTGGCGACGGGGCCGCCTGCTGCAGCACGGCAGCCTGCTGCTGGATCCGCCCGAGACGCTCTGGCGGCAGGTGTTCGGCCAGCCGCCGCCGCTCCTTCCCCCGATGCCGTTGCCGGATCAGGAGCTCGAAACGTTGCTGCTCCGAACGGCGGTCACCCACCTGGTGGAAGGTGAGCTGATCAGTCGGCCCCTGGAGAGCCGTGAGCTGGCCCAGATCGAGGCCCGCCGGGAGCGCTACCGCTGGGGCGAAGCGGGGACCTGA